The proteins below are encoded in one region of Helianthus annuus cultivar XRQ/B chromosome 2, HanXRQr2.0-SUNRISE, whole genome shotgun sequence:
- the LOC110924484 gene encoding probable protein phosphatase 2C 38, translated as MNIVDDLYVKFMVSGNNYLNMVKPCWKPSLEEGCLRKSADQIGRTDGLLWYKDLGVHMSGEFSMAAIQANNLLEDQSQVESGLLSSSSSGPFGTFVGVYDGHGGPETSRFVNENLFANVKKFASEDQEMSADVIKKAFLATEDEFLSIVREQWRVCPQIATVGTCCLAGVICDGLVYVANAGDSRAVLGRADRGVGGVSAVQLSTEHNASYASVRDELHSEHPDDPKIVVMKHNVWRVKGIIQVSRSIGDAYLKKAEFNREPLLAKFRLPEPFSKPILNPEPSIYIHKLTPKDQFLIFASDGLWEHLSNEEAVDIVYNYPRNGIARRLVKAALQLAAKKREMRYSDLKKIDRGVRRHFHDDITVVVMFLDPPSTNRTSTRASALSIKGTRGLPRTNNL; from the exons atgaATATAGTGGATGATTTATATGTAAAGTTCATGGTGTCTGGGAATAATTATTTGAACATGGTCAAACCCTGTTGGAAGCCTTCTTTGGAAGAGGGTTGTCTAAGAAAATCTGCAGATCAAATTGGTAGAACAGATGGGTTGTTGTGGTATAAAGATTTAGGGGTTCATATGAGTGGTGAATTTTCAATGGCTGCTATTCAAGCAAACAATTTGTTGGAAGATCAGAGCCAAGTTGAATCAGGGCTGTTAAGTTCTTCGAGTTCCGGCCCGTTCGGAACGTTTGTTGGAGTCTATGATGGGCATGGTGGACCGGAGACTTCAAGATTTGTGAATGAGAATCTGTTTGCTAATGTTAAGA AATTTGCATCTGAAGATCAAGAAATGTCAGCAGACGTGATCAAGAAAGCATTTTTAGCAACGGAAGATGAATTTCTATCGATTGTAAGAGAACAATGGCGTGTGTGCCCGCAAATAGCGACAGTAGGGACGTGTTGTTTGGCGGGTGTTATTTGCGACGGGTTAGTATACGTCGCTAATGCTGGAGATTCGAGAGCGGTGTTGGGGCGAGCAGATAGGGGTGTCGGAGGTGTTTCGGCTGTACAATTATCAACAGAGCATAATGCAAGCTATGCTTCCGTAAGAGACGAGCTTCATTCCGAGCATCCTGATGATCCGAAAATCGTTgttatgaaacacaatgtttggCGTGTTAAGGGGATCATACAG GTTTCAAGATCCATCGGTGATGCGTATCTAAAGAAGGCAGAGTTCAATAGAGAACCTTTATTGGCAAAGTTTAGGTTGCCGGAACCCTTTTCAAAGCCGATTCTTAATCCAGAACCGTCGATATATATACACAAACTAACCCCGAAGGATCAGTTTCTCATATTTGCATCCGATGGTCTGTGGGAGCATCTTAGCAATGAGGAAGCAGTGGATATCGTTTATAATTATCCGCGTAAC ggAATTGCAAGAAGATTAGTGAAGGCTGCACTTCAACTAGCAGCCAAGAAAAGAGAAATGAGATATTCAGATTTGAAGAAAATTGATAGAGGTGTTAGAAGACATTTCCATGATGACATCACAGTAGTTGTCATGTTTTTAGACCCGCCATCGACAAACCGAACTTCTACTCGTGCTTCGGCTCTATCAATAAAAGGAACCCGAGGATTACCTCGCACCAACAATTTGTAG
- the LOC110924489 gene encoding protein STRICTOSIDINE SYNTHASE-LIKE 5 yields the protein MANLANTTKKTTNSWGTGLVFFALAILAIGVLIIQLDTFETVAYPMHELGKPVVVPARKNAASLPGLEKIGTGQLIGAEDVAYEPKTGLVYTGCGDGWIKRVTLKDSAGDTVVENWVNTGGRPLGIAVADSGDVFVADAFKGLIKVSIDGEIEVLTTEAEGVKLGFPDGVVVAKNGMVYFTDGSYKYGYHETMPCLLDGRPHGRLVSYDPLTKQTKVLVRDLYFANGVELSPNQDFVIFCESFMMRCSRYYLQGERKGSIDVFIDGLPGFPDNLRYDGEGHYWLAIAWDNSFLTQVTMRYPFVRKIIAFGLKHLQKMPTLMKFGGVMELDLDGKPIGGYFDDTWRFTTSGFKIGEHLYLGSLGRPYFLRLNLTQNPPVGGTL from the exons ATGGCTAACTTAGCCAACACAACCAAAAAGACCACCAACTCATGGGGTACCGGTCTCGTGTTTTTCGCGTTGGCGATTCTCGCGATAGGGGTGCTTATTATCCAGCTAGATACATTTGAGACGGTGGCATACCCGATGCATGAGCTTGGAAAACCGGTTGTTGTACCCGCTAGAAAAAATGCCGCAAGTCTTCCTGGTTTGGAAAAGATAGGGACGGGTCAGTTGATTGGAGCCGAGGATGTCGCATATGAACCAAAAACTGGTTTGGTGTACACCGGCTGTGGAGATGGGTGGATCAAGCGAGTCACGTTGAAGGACTCAGCGGGTGACACGGTCGTGGAAAATTGGGTTAACACGGGTGGTCGGCCTCTTGGTATAGCGGTTGCGGATTCAGGTGATGTGTTTGTTGCTGATGCTTTTAAG GGGCTGATAAAGGTAAGTATAGATGGCGAGATAGAGGTATTGACCACCGAGGCCGAGGGGGTGAAGTTAGGGTTTCCAGATGGTGTTGTTGTTGCGAAAAATGGTATGGTGTATTTCACTGACGGATCATATAAGTATGGCTACCATGAAACAATGCCGTGTCTTCTTGATGGTAGACCTCACGGTAGATTAGTGAGCTATGATCCTTTAACCAAACAAACAAAAGTGCTTGTTCGAGACCTTTACTTTGCAAATGGGGTTGAACTTTCGCCAAACCAAGACTTCGTTATCTTTTGTGAGAGCTTCAT GATGAGGTGTTCTAGATACTATTTACAAGGAGAAAGAAAGGGATCTATCGATGTTTTTATAGACGGTTTACCAGGTTTTCCAGACAACCTAAGATATGACGGAGAGGGGCATTACTGGTTGGCAATTGCATGG GACAATTCATTTCTAACACAAGTTACGATGAGATATCCTTTCGTGCGCAAGATTATCGCATTTGGGCTTAAACACCTGCAAAAAATGCCCACTCTCATGAAATTTGGTGGAGTCATGGAGTTGGATTTGGATGGAAAACCAATCGGAGGCTACTTCGATGACACATGGAGATTCACGACATCAGGATTCAAGATCGGGGAACACTTGTACCTAGGTTCCCTCGGAAGACCATACTTTTTGCGCCTTAATCTTACTCAAAACCCTCCTGTCGGCGGAACCTTATGA
- the LOC110924509 gene encoding adenylate kinase 1, chloroplastic yields MAAITRLLKPSPLSLLFKQSLSTTTTAAIVSDIESHHHHHHLTPNFSDPKPSRNFQWVFLGCPGVGKGTYASRLSNLLGVPHIATGDLVREELSSSGPLSRQLTEIVNQGKLVSDEIIFNLLSKRLEAGESKGESGFILDGFPRTIRQAEILDEVAEIDLVVNLKLREDVLVEKCLGRRICSQCGKGFNVASINAKAENGRPGMSMDPLLPPQHCASKLITRADDTEHVVKERLRVYYEKSQPVEDFYKSQGKLMEFDLPGGIPESWPKLLEALNLDDSEVKRSAVA; encoded by the exons ATGGCGGCCATCACCCGCCTCCTCAAACCCTCACCACTCTCCCTCCTATTCAAACAATCCctatccaccaccaccaccgccgccattGTTTCCGACATCgaatctcaccaccaccaccaccacctcaccCCTAATTTCTCAGACCCCAAACCTTCTAGAAACTTCCAGTGGGTGTTTCTTGGATGCCCCGGTGTCGGAAAGGGAACCTATGCTAGTCGGTTGTCGAATCTTCTCGGTGTCCCTCATATCGCCACCGGTGATCTTGTTCGTGAAGAGTTGTCTTCTTCTGGACCCCTTTCTCGTCag CTTACTGAGATAGTGAATCAAGGGAAGTTAGTTTCCGATGAAATCATATTCAACTTATTATCAAAACGACTCGAAGCGGGAGAATCAAAAGGTGAATCAGGCTTTATTTTAGATGGTTTTCCCCGAACCATAAGACAAGCC GAAATTTTAGATGAGGTGGCAGAAATCGATTTGGTGGTGAATCTGAAGCTGCGGGAAGACGTATTGGTTGAGAAATGTTTGGGAAGAAGAATATGCAGTCAGTGTGGAAAAGGTTTCAATGTGGCATCAATTAACGCAAAAGCCGAAAACGGGAGACCGGGAATGAGCATGGACCCACTTCTTCCACCTCAGCATTGTGCTTCTAAGCTCATTACTCGTGCTGATGACACTGAACACGTTGTCAAAGAACGACTTCGTGTGTACTACGAAAAG AGTCAACCTGTTGAAGATTTCTACAAAAGTCAAGGCAAGTTAATGGAGTTCGATCTACCTGGAGGGATCCCGGAATCATGGCCAAAGTTGCTGGAAGCACTTAACCTTGATGACTCTGAGGTCAAAAGGTCAGCAGTCGCGTAG
- the LOC110924498 gene encoding geranylgeranyl transferase type-2 subunit beta 1, producing MGELAAEKHAKYILTVEKKKDSIESVLMEHLRINGAYWGLTTLDILDKLAAVDQETIISWVMSCQHESGGFGGNEGHDPHLLYTLSAIQILALFNKIDTLDIEKVTNYITALQNEDGSFSGDKWGEIDTRFSYVAICSLALLKQLDKINVEKAVSYIISCKNLDGGFGCTPGAESHAGQIFCCVGALAITGSLHYVDKDLLGWWLCERQVKSGGLNGRPEKLPDVCYSWWVLSSLIMIDRVHWIDKEKLVKFILDCQDKENGGISDRPDDAVDVFHTYFGVAGLSLLEYPGLKVIDPAYALPVDVINRILLH from the coding sequence ATGGGAGAACTAGCAGCTGAAAAACACGCCAAATACATCTTAACAGTCGAAAAGAAGAAAGACAGCATCGAATCCGTCTTAATGGAGCATCTTAGAATCAACGGTGCGTATTGGGGATTAACCACACTCGACATTCTAGATAAACTCGCAGCCGTTGATCAAGAAACAATCATTTCATGGGTCATGAGTTGCCAACACGAGTCTGGTGGTTTCGGTGGTAACGAAGGTCACGACCCGCATCTACTCTACACCCTCAGCGCAATCCAAATTCTAGCACTTTTTAACAAAATCGACACACTCGATATCGAAAAAGTGACAAATTACATAACCGCCCTACAAAACGAAGACGGTTCGTTTTCCGGAGACAAATGGGGCGAAATCGATACTCGGTTTTCCTACGTTGCGATATGCTCTCTCGCGTTACTAAAACAGTTGGATAAAATCAACGTTGAAAAGGCGGTTAGTTACATTATAAGCTGCAAAAATCTCGACGGCGGGTTCGGGTGCACCCCTGGTGCGGAATCCCACGCGGGTCAAATCTTTTGCTGCGTAGGCGCACTTGCGATAACCGGCAGTTTACACTACGTCGATAAAGATCTTTTGGGATGGTGGTTATGTGAACGACAGGTGAAATCCGGTGGTTTGAATGGGCGACCCGAGAAGCTTCCGGATGTTTGTTACTCGTGGTGGGTGCTATCTAGTTTGATAATGATCGATAGGGTTCATTGGATCGATAAAGAAAAGCTTGTTAAGTTTATATTGGACTGTCAAGATAAAGAAAATGGTGGGATTTCGGATAGACCGGATGATGCTGTTGATGTTTTTCATACTTATTTTGGAGTTGCGGGTCTTTCGCTTCTTGAATATCCGGGGTTGAAGGTTATCGATCCGGCTTATGCGCTGCCTGTTGATGTCATAAATAGGATTTTGCTTCATTga